Proteins from a genomic interval of Phlebotomus papatasi isolate M1 chromosome 3, Ppap_2.1, whole genome shotgun sequence:
- the LOC129808248 gene encoding intersectin-1 isoform X2 codes for MSDPWAVTPREKIRYRDQFAALNPVNGIITGAQAKVFFLQSQLPPITLSRIWSMADTDSDGMMNINEFSIACKLINMTLRGHEIPKALPPILLTTLLSAGGTPTMTPTGAGSLSPLDPLKSIVTPQQPILPPQNVPSAVVAPAIIPNLPQAAPTSAPLMYTPPVAPVAPQPIPAPVSVAPMAQVDPVPKYNSVSETPTPLATGSPLAHNGIKPRSMSVSDRVPSIDSPPGTGDWAVRDTVRRNFTQVFNQHDRTRCGYLTGTQARNIMLQSRLPHEILAQIWTLSDMDSDGKLGCEEFVLAMHLCDMALHGQAIPKELPPELIPPSFRKVSRPGSTTSSRHGSVSSQGLIGDADPMAGLPQTSFEDKRKENYEKGQAELERRRKALMDIQRKEQEERERKEREEAEKREKLRIEAELRRQQELERQLQRQKEIEMEMEENRKRQQEQKEAARKEMERQRQLEWEKQKIQEMEQQRQREQDNLLRLKGQNQNSSIELSTLNEKIKELSQKICETRSSVTNVKAVIDRMRTTRDTSNTEMTNLKNKIKEQNAKLVQLSQEKAKLDAKNKANPADQEQMFNNKQIQLQQLRDKVQDTAEKIAGKRSDIDSNKEQLSEIKQQLTELIDNCETLYGEYDVQRSQVIELKNNRRNEAANASWGDEDTSWGAAPATIDSTNAKSGVVPSIPGYAQYRALYAFVGRNADEISFEPGDIIMVPFDQKAEPGWLAGEINGKTGWFPESYVEKLEEAVEEVAAVAEVAPTDSYAARTQSIEATTYIDTNNSAGTADSSDYYIATYPYDSAEPDDLTFNAGDVILVTKKEGEWWTGNLRGRTGIFPCNYVEPAPPGDAGVASKNGDFHSDVNNSVVTARQENAESEAKLQADVDSEVSQINTRPKSESVDYSIPQSASATPSFRSKKHEIAQVIAPYESTTPEQLSLQRGQLIMIRKKTDTGWWEGELQAKGRRRQIGWFPATYVKILQGGRNSGRNTPVSASKIELTETILDKVIALYPYKAQNDDELSFEKDDIISVVGRDEPEWWRGELNGIQGLFPSNYVGPFVTSGNV; via the exons ATGAGTGATCCTTGGGCGGTTACGCCCCGTGAGAAAATCCGCTATCGTGATCAATTTGCTGCCCTGAATCCCGTCAATGGCATCATCACGGGAGCCCAAGCTAAGGTCTTCTTCCTCCAGTCACAGCTACCACCCATTACGCTGTCGAGGATCTGGTCAATGGCAGACACAGATTCCGATGGCATGATGAACATCAATGAGTTCAGCATTGCCTGCAAGCTCATTAATATGACACTTCGGGGTCATGAGATACCAAAAGCACTCCCACCCATCCTTCTCACCACCCTCCTTTCCGCTGGCGGTACCCCCACAATGACACCCACTGGAGCTGGTAGTCTCAGTCCTCTGGATCCCCTCAAGTCCATCGTGACACCCCAACAGCCAATCCTACCGCCCCAAAATGTCCCATCGGCCGTCGTAGCACCGGCTATTATTCCGAATCTCCCCCAGGCTGCTCCCACGAGCGCCCCTCTCATGTACACCCCACCAGTGGCTCCAGTAGCTCCCCAGCCCATCCCAGCACCCGTCTCAGTGGCCCCCATGGCACAGGTTGATCCCGTGCCAAAGTACAACTCGGTGTCAGAGACTCCAACGCCTCTGGCAACCGGATCCCCATTGGCTCACAATGGCATCAAGCCCAGGTCCATGTCAGTCAGCGATCGGGTGCCCTCCATTGACTCTCC TCCTGGAACTGGTGATTGGGCCGTCAGGGACACGGTAAGGCGTAACTTCACGCAGGTTTTCAATCAACACGATCGCACTAGATGTGGATACTTGACTGGTACCCAAGCCAGGAATATCATGCTCCAGTCAAGACTGCCACATGAGATTCTGGCACAGATTTGGACTCTGTCAGATATGGACAGTGACGGGAAGTTGGGATGTGAGGAATTTGTCCTGGCAATGCATCTCTGTGACATGGCATTGCATGGTCAGGCAATTCCTAAAGAACTGCCACCTGAATTGATTCCACCGAGTTTCCGGAAGGTTTCTCGGCCTGGATCGACGACATCTTCCAGACACGGAAGTGTATCGTCGCAGGGCTTAATTGGGGATGCGGATCCGATGGCGGGTCTTCCGCAGACATCATTTGAGGACAAGCGCAAGGAGAACTACGAGAAAGGACAAGCTGAATTGGAGAGACGTCGAAAGGCCCTGATGGATATCCAGCGAAAGGAGCAGGAGGAACGGGAACGTAAGGAACGCGAGGAAGCGGAAAAGAGGGAGAAACTGAGGATTGAAGCAGAACTGAGGCGTCAGCAGGAACTGGAGAGACAGCTGCAGCGGCAGAAGGAGATTGAGATGGAAATGGAGGAGAATCGCAAAAGGCAGCAGGAACAAAAGGAAGCAGCCAGAAA GGAAATGGAGAGACAGCGTCAGTTGGAGTGGGAAAAGCAAAAGATTCAGGAGATGGAGCAACAGAGACAGCGTGAGCAGGACAATTTACTGCGACTGAAGGGACAGAATCAAAATTCCAGCATTGAACTCAGTACTCTCAATGAGAAG ATCAAGGAACTCTCTCAGAAGATCTGCGAGACACGAAGCAGTGTGACCAATGTGAAGGCCGTCATTGATCGAATGCGAACTACTCGTGATACATCAAATACTGAAATGACGAATTTGAAGAATAAGATAAAGGAGCAGAATGCAAAGTTGGTGCAGCTGAGTCAGGAGAAGGCGAAACTCGATGCAAAGAACAAGGCCAATCCCGCCGATCAAGAGCAAATGTTCAACAATAAGCAA ATCCAATTGCAGCAACTGCGCGACAAAGTGCAGGATACTGCTGAGAAGATAGCTGGAAAGAGGAGTGATATTGACTCGAATAAGGAGCAATTGAGTGAGATAAAGCAACAGCTGACGGAACTCATTGACAACTGTGAGACTCTCTACGGGGAGTACGATGTTCAGAGGAGTCAGGTGATTGAACTGAAGAATAACCGACGCAATGAGGCAGCAAATGCATCCTGGGGCGATGAGGATACTTCATGGGGAGCTGCTCCCGCCACCATCGACAGCACAAATGCCAAGAGCGGCGTTGTGCCTTCAATTCCCGGATATGCCCAATATCGCGCCCTTTATGCCTTTGTGGGCAGAAATGCTGATGAGATATCCTTCGAACCAGGAGATATCATCATg GTGCCATTTGACCAAAAAGCTGAACCGGGATGGCTTGCTGGTGAGATTAATGGTAAAACGGGCTGGTTCCCTGAGTCGTATGTGGAGAAACTTGAAGAAGCTGTTGAGGAAGTGGCAGCTGTTGCTGAAGTAGCCCCAACGGACTCATATGCTGCCAGAACTCAGTCCATTGAGGCAACAACCTACATCGATACGAACAACAGCGCAGGCACAGCTGATTCCTCAGACTACTACATTGCCACTTATCCGTACGACTCAGCGGAGCCAGATGATCTCACTTTCAATGCTGGCGACGTGATCCTGGTCACGAAGAAGGAAGGAGAATGGTGGACGGGAAATCTCAGAGGGAGAACGGGCATCTTTCCCTGCAATTATGTGGAACCGGCGCCGCCTGGAGATGCTGGAGTAGCCAGCAAAAACGGCGATTTCCACAGCGACGTG AATAATTCCGTGGTTACGGCGAGGCAGGAAAATGCAGAgagtgaagctaaattacaagCAGATGTTGATTCGGAAGTTTCACAGATCAATACAAGACCCAAAAGTGAATCTGTTGACTATTCTATTCCTCAATCAGCTTCAGCAACTCCT AGTTTCCGTAGCAAGAAGCACGAAATAGCCCAAGTGATCGCACCATACGAGTCTACGACTCCTGAACAGTTGTCCCTGCAGCGTGGGCAACTGATAATGATCCGGAAGAAGACTGACACGGGATGGTGGGAGGGTGAATTGCAGGCTAAAGGACGTCGTCGACAAATTGGTTGGTTCCCAGCCACCTATGTCAAGATCCTTCAGGGTGGACGCAACAGTGGACGCAATACGCCAGTTTCTGCCAGTAAAATCGAACTGACAGAGACAATTCTGG ATAAAGTTATAGCTTTATATCCGTACAAGGCGCAAAATGACGACGAGCTGTCATTTGAGAAGGATGACATTATCAGTGTTGTGGGCAGAGATGAGCCTGAATGGTGGCGCGGAGAATTGAATGGGATTCAAGGACTCTTTCCCAGTAACTACGTCGGACCATTTGTTACGtcag gaaatgtataa
- the LOC129808248 gene encoding intersectin-1 isoform X1 gives MSDPWAVTPREKIRYRDQFAALNPVNGIITGAQAKVFFLQSQLPPITLSRIWSMADTDSDGMMNINEFSIACKLINMTLRGHEIPKALPPILLTTLLSAGGTPTMTPTGAGSLSPLDPLKSIVTPQQPILPPQNVPSAVVAPAIIPNLPQAAPTSAPLMYTPPVAPVAPQPIPAPVSVAPMAQVDPVPKYNSVSETPTPLATGSPLAHNGIKPRSMSVSDRVPSIDSPPGTGDWAVRDTVRRNFTQVFNQHDRTRCGYLTGTQARNIMLQSRLPHEILAQIWTLSDMDSDGKLGCEEFVLAMHLCDMALHGQAIPKELPPELIPPSFRKVSRPGSTTSSRHGSVSSQGLIGDADPMAGLPQTSFEDKRKENYEKGQAELERRRKALMDIQRKEQEERERKEREEAEKREKLRIEAELRRQQELERQLQRQKEIEMEMEENRKRQQEQKEAARKEMERQRQLEWEKQKIQEMEQQRQREQDNLLRLKGQNQNSSIELSTLNEKIKELSQKICETRSSVTNVKAVIDRMRTTRDTSNTEMTNLKNKIKEQNAKLVQLSQEKAKLDAKNKANPADQEQMFNNKQIQLQQLRDKVQDTAEKIAGKRSDIDSNKEQLSEIKQQLTELIDNCETLYGEYDVQRSQVIELKNNRRNEAANASWGDEDTSWGAAPATIDSTNAKSGVVPSIPGYAQYRALYAFVGRNADEISFEPGDIIMVPFDQKAEPGWLAGEINGKTGWFPESYVEKLEEAVEEVAAVAEVAPTDSYAARTQSIEATTYIDTNNSAGTADSSDYYIATYPYDSAEPDDLTFNAGDVILVTKKEGEWWTGNLRGRTGIFPCNYVEPAPPGDAGVASKNGDFHSDVNNSVVTARQENAESEAKLQADVDSEVSQINTRPKSESVDYSIPQSASATPSFRSKKHEIAQVIAPYESTTPEQLSLQRGQLIMIRKKTDTGWWEGELQAKGRRRQIGWFPATYVKILQGGRNSGRNTPVSASKIELTETILDKVIALYPYKAQNDDELSFEKDDIISVVGRDEPEWWRGELNGIQGLFPSNYVGPFVTSGTSVRKWAKR, from the exons ATGAGTGATCCTTGGGCGGTTACGCCCCGTGAGAAAATCCGCTATCGTGATCAATTTGCTGCCCTGAATCCCGTCAATGGCATCATCACGGGAGCCCAAGCTAAGGTCTTCTTCCTCCAGTCACAGCTACCACCCATTACGCTGTCGAGGATCTGGTCAATGGCAGACACAGATTCCGATGGCATGATGAACATCAATGAGTTCAGCATTGCCTGCAAGCTCATTAATATGACACTTCGGGGTCATGAGATACCAAAAGCACTCCCACCCATCCTTCTCACCACCCTCCTTTCCGCTGGCGGTACCCCCACAATGACACCCACTGGAGCTGGTAGTCTCAGTCCTCTGGATCCCCTCAAGTCCATCGTGACACCCCAACAGCCAATCCTACCGCCCCAAAATGTCCCATCGGCCGTCGTAGCACCGGCTATTATTCCGAATCTCCCCCAGGCTGCTCCCACGAGCGCCCCTCTCATGTACACCCCACCAGTGGCTCCAGTAGCTCCCCAGCCCATCCCAGCACCCGTCTCAGTGGCCCCCATGGCACAGGTTGATCCCGTGCCAAAGTACAACTCGGTGTCAGAGACTCCAACGCCTCTGGCAACCGGATCCCCATTGGCTCACAATGGCATCAAGCCCAGGTCCATGTCAGTCAGCGATCGGGTGCCCTCCATTGACTCTCC TCCTGGAACTGGTGATTGGGCCGTCAGGGACACGGTAAGGCGTAACTTCACGCAGGTTTTCAATCAACACGATCGCACTAGATGTGGATACTTGACTGGTACCCAAGCCAGGAATATCATGCTCCAGTCAAGACTGCCACATGAGATTCTGGCACAGATTTGGACTCTGTCAGATATGGACAGTGACGGGAAGTTGGGATGTGAGGAATTTGTCCTGGCAATGCATCTCTGTGACATGGCATTGCATGGTCAGGCAATTCCTAAAGAACTGCCACCTGAATTGATTCCACCGAGTTTCCGGAAGGTTTCTCGGCCTGGATCGACGACATCTTCCAGACACGGAAGTGTATCGTCGCAGGGCTTAATTGGGGATGCGGATCCGATGGCGGGTCTTCCGCAGACATCATTTGAGGACAAGCGCAAGGAGAACTACGAGAAAGGACAAGCTGAATTGGAGAGACGTCGAAAGGCCCTGATGGATATCCAGCGAAAGGAGCAGGAGGAACGGGAACGTAAGGAACGCGAGGAAGCGGAAAAGAGGGAGAAACTGAGGATTGAAGCAGAACTGAGGCGTCAGCAGGAACTGGAGAGACAGCTGCAGCGGCAGAAGGAGATTGAGATGGAAATGGAGGAGAATCGCAAAAGGCAGCAGGAACAAAAGGAAGCAGCCAGAAA GGAAATGGAGAGACAGCGTCAGTTGGAGTGGGAAAAGCAAAAGATTCAGGAGATGGAGCAACAGAGACAGCGTGAGCAGGACAATTTACTGCGACTGAAGGGACAGAATCAAAATTCCAGCATTGAACTCAGTACTCTCAATGAGAAG ATCAAGGAACTCTCTCAGAAGATCTGCGAGACACGAAGCAGTGTGACCAATGTGAAGGCCGTCATTGATCGAATGCGAACTACTCGTGATACATCAAATACTGAAATGACGAATTTGAAGAATAAGATAAAGGAGCAGAATGCAAAGTTGGTGCAGCTGAGTCAGGAGAAGGCGAAACTCGATGCAAAGAACAAGGCCAATCCCGCCGATCAAGAGCAAATGTTCAACAATAAGCAA ATCCAATTGCAGCAACTGCGCGACAAAGTGCAGGATACTGCTGAGAAGATAGCTGGAAAGAGGAGTGATATTGACTCGAATAAGGAGCAATTGAGTGAGATAAAGCAACAGCTGACGGAACTCATTGACAACTGTGAGACTCTCTACGGGGAGTACGATGTTCAGAGGAGTCAGGTGATTGAACTGAAGAATAACCGACGCAATGAGGCAGCAAATGCATCCTGGGGCGATGAGGATACTTCATGGGGAGCTGCTCCCGCCACCATCGACAGCACAAATGCCAAGAGCGGCGTTGTGCCTTCAATTCCCGGATATGCCCAATATCGCGCCCTTTATGCCTTTGTGGGCAGAAATGCTGATGAGATATCCTTCGAACCAGGAGATATCATCATg GTGCCATTTGACCAAAAAGCTGAACCGGGATGGCTTGCTGGTGAGATTAATGGTAAAACGGGCTGGTTCCCTGAGTCGTATGTGGAGAAACTTGAAGAAGCTGTTGAGGAAGTGGCAGCTGTTGCTGAAGTAGCCCCAACGGACTCATATGCTGCCAGAACTCAGTCCATTGAGGCAACAACCTACATCGATACGAACAACAGCGCAGGCACAGCTGATTCCTCAGACTACTACATTGCCACTTATCCGTACGACTCAGCGGAGCCAGATGATCTCACTTTCAATGCTGGCGACGTGATCCTGGTCACGAAGAAGGAAGGAGAATGGTGGACGGGAAATCTCAGAGGGAGAACGGGCATCTTTCCCTGCAATTATGTGGAACCGGCGCCGCCTGGAGATGCTGGAGTAGCCAGCAAAAACGGCGATTTCCACAGCGACGTG AATAATTCCGTGGTTACGGCGAGGCAGGAAAATGCAGAgagtgaagctaaattacaagCAGATGTTGATTCGGAAGTTTCACAGATCAATACAAGACCCAAAAGTGAATCTGTTGACTATTCTATTCCTCAATCAGCTTCAGCAACTCCT AGTTTCCGTAGCAAGAAGCACGAAATAGCCCAAGTGATCGCACCATACGAGTCTACGACTCCTGAACAGTTGTCCCTGCAGCGTGGGCAACTGATAATGATCCGGAAGAAGACTGACACGGGATGGTGGGAGGGTGAATTGCAGGCTAAAGGACGTCGTCGACAAATTGGTTGGTTCCCAGCCACCTATGTCAAGATCCTTCAGGGTGGACGCAACAGTGGACGCAATACGCCAGTTTCTGCCAGTAAAATCGAACTGACAGAGACAATTCTGG ATAAAGTTATAGCTTTATATCCGTACAAGGCGCAAAATGACGACGAGCTGTCATTTGAGAAGGATGACATTATCAGTGTTGTGGGCAGAGATGAGCCTGAATGGTGGCGCGGAGAATTGAATGGGATTCAAGGACTCTTTCCCAGTAACTACGTCGGACCATTTGTTACGtcag gGACCTCAGTACGTAAATGGGCAAAGCGCTAG